From Cyclopterus lumpus isolate fCycLum1 chromosome 2, fCycLum1.pri, whole genome shotgun sequence, a single genomic window includes:
- the LOC117743271 gene encoding mitogen-activated protein kinase kinase kinase kinase 4-like isoform X17 — protein MANDSPAKSLVDIDLASLRDPAGIFELVEVVGNGTYGQVYKGRHVKTGQLAAIKVMDVTEDEEEEIKLEINMLKKYSHHRNIATYYGAFIKKSPPGHDDQLWLVMEFCGAGSITDLVKNTKGNQLKEDWIGYISREILRGLAHLHAHHVIHRDIKGQNVLLTENAEVKLVDFGVSAQLDRTVGRRNTFIGTPYWMAPEVIACDENPDATYDYRSDLWSCGITAIEMAEGAPPLCDMHPMRALFLIPRNPPPRLKSKKWSKKFFSFIEGCLVKNYTQRPPTDQLLKHPFIRDQPNERQVRIQLKDHIDRTKKKRGEKDETEYEYSGSEEEEEDPPEQEGEPSSIVNVPGESTLRRDFIRLQQENKERSEALRRQQLLQEQQLREQEEYKRQLLAERQKRIEQQKEQRRRLEEQQRREREMRRQQEREQRRREQEEKRRVEEMDRRRKEEEERRRADDEKRRNDREQDYIRRQLEEEQRHLEMLQEQLLREQAMLLEFKWRELEEQRKAERLHKRLQQEQAYLLSLQHESKQSPGNKTKLPSDHSSPPQTSTLPPSRVLTASPQARVLERTVSSRALQTAPSDSPKSQAAVPEKTDSDETCPSQLSNSPDPPQTPTDSEPPQAQGLEPDRPAEPVSDPPQPIREADERYRKNIQGSPQIAPPSKQPPLPPRSSEPFSNGGSSSEASAMHRPMEPQVQWSHLAALKSSNSAAPSPPPPPLPPPPPPVVSRSQSFSEPGGVNSNFAQLHLRSQDPHHHHPSPARTDPQPPLHHPQAHNRASGEEAPPKVPVRTTSRSPVLSRRESPLPSQPGNQGGQRSAAGNVEQRPLWDRVEKLQPRPGSGSSSGSSNSSSQASPGDRFRPRSSSKSEGSPLQRPENVPKKPDEKNLARPTRPADLTALAKELRAVDDVRPPHKVTDYSSSSEDSGTTDEEDDEEVDQEAGEESTSGAEDSRAGRLSNGETESAKTMLMEDSESDQGMTPSKDGTLVIRQSTVDIKQLVNLSSPSAGLVHVHGQPQTPSHGLAEKNGFAGRIHHLPDLIQQSHHSPSSSTTIPSSSSSSSSSSFPSSSSYASPAMSPQNSLDELTAMESQSESNSMSKHKSSSSFTPFIDPRLLQISPSSGSSLNNMAFGPDGRLADPLKSDPSRKGSVVNVNPVNTRPPSDTPEIRKYKKRFNSEILCAALWGVNLLVGTESGLMLLDRSGQGKVYPLINRRRVQQMDVLEGLNVLVTISGKKNKLRVYYLSWLRNKILHNDPEVEKKQGWVNVGELEGCVHYKVVKYERIKFLVLALKNAVEVYAWAPKPYHKFMAFKSFGDLVHKPLLVDLTVEEGQRLKVIYGSCSGFHAVDVDSGAVYDIYLPTHIQTSIQCHAIIILPNTDGIELLVCYEDEGVYVNTYGRITKDVVLQWGEMPTSVAYIRSNQIMGWGEKAIEIRSVETGHLDGVFMHKRAQRLKFLCERNDKVFFASVRAGGASQVYFMTLGRTSLMSW, from the exons GGACGACACGTCAAGACTGGACAGCTGGCTGCCATCAAAGTCATGGACGTCACAGAG gatgaagaggaggaaattaAACTGGAGATCAATATGCTGAAGAAGTATTCCCACCACAGAAACATAGCCACCTACTATGGTGCTTTCATTAAGAAGAGCCCCCCGGGACACGATGACCAGCTATGG TTGGTGATGGAGTTCTGTGGAGCTGGTTCGATCACAGACCTGGTGAAGAACACCAAGGGGAACCAGCTGAAAGAAGACTGGATCGGCTACATCTCCAGAGAGATCCTCAGG gGTCTGGCCCACCTTCATGCCCACCACGTTATCCACCGTGACATCAAGGGCCAGAACGTCCTGTTGACGGAGAATGCCGAAGTCAAACTAG TCGACTTTGGCGTGAGTGCTCAGCTCGACCGGACCGTGGGGAGGAGAAACACCTTCATCGGGACCCCTTACTGGATGGCCCCTGAGGTCATTGCTTGTGACGAGAACCCAGACGCTACATATGATTACAGA AGTGATCTCTGGTCTTGTGGAATCACAGCTATTGAAATGGCCGAAGGAGCACCAC CACTTTGTGACATGCACCCAATGCGTGCACTCTTCCTCATTCCAAGAAACCCTCCGCCCAGACTCAAGTCAAAAAAATG GTCCAAAAAGTTTTTCAGTTTCATCGAGGGCTGTCTGGTGAAGAACTACACACAGCGCCCCCCGACAGACCAGCTGCTTAAGCACCCCTTTATCCGGGACCAGCCCAACGAGAGGCAAGTCCGCATCCAGCTCAAAGACCACATCGACCGTAccaagaagaagaggggagagaaag ATGAGACGGAGTACGAGTACAGtggcagtgaggaggaggaagaggatccTCCAGAGCAGGAGGGAGAACCCAG CTCCATCGTCAATGTGCCAGGTGAGTCCACGCTGCGGCGCGACTTCATCCgcctgcagcaggagaacaaggagCGATCGGAGGCTCTCCGAcgccagcagctcctccaggagcagcagctccgggagcaggaggagtacaAGCGCCAACTACTGGCCGAGAGGCAGAAACGCATTgagcagcagaaggagcagaggaggcgGCTGGAGGAG CAACAGCGCCGCGAACGGGAGatgaggaggcagcaggagcGCGAGCAGCGTCGGCGCgagcaggaggaaaagaggcGCGTTGAAGAAATGGATCGTAGAcgcaaagaagaggaggaacgcCGGCGGGCTGACgacgagaagaggaggaacgaTCGCGAACAG GATTACATCAGAcgtcagctggaggaggagcagagacacctggagatgctgcaggagcagCTGCTCCGTGAACAggccatgctgctg GAGTTCAAGTGGCGGGAGCTCGAGGAGCAGCGCAAGGCCGAGCGACTCCATAAGCGCCTGCAGCAGGAGCAGGCCTACCTGCTATCGCTCCAGCATGAATCTAAACAGTCGCCTGGCAACAAGACCAAACTCCCCTCAGACCATAGCTCACCTCCACAGACCTCCACCCTGCCCCCCAGCAGAGTCCTCACCGCAAGCCCTCAAGCTCGGGTCCTTGAAAGGACCGTTTCCTCCAGAGCCCTTCAGACAGCCCCCTCAGACAGCCCTAAGTCCCAGGCGGCAGTGCCAGAGAAGACTGACTCTGATGAAACCTGTCCAAGCCAGCTCTCAAACTCACCCGACCCCCCTCAGACCCCCACTGACTCTGAACCTCCCCAGGCACAAGGTTTGGAGCCCGATAGGCCTGCAGAGCCTGTCAGCGATCCTCCTCAGCCTATCCGAGAG GCCGATGAGCGGTACCGTAAGAACATTCAGGGCTCCCCTCAGATTGCCCCTCCTTCCAAGCAGCCCCCTCTGCCTCCCCGCTCCTCTGAACCGTTCTCCAATGGCGGCTCCTCCTCCGAGGCCTCCGCCATGCACCGGCCCATGGAGCCTCAG GTCCAGTGGTCCCACCTGGCTGCTCTAAAAAGCAGCAACAGCGccgccccctctcctcctcctcctcctcttcctcctcctcctccgcccgtGGTCTCTCGCTCCCAGTCCTTCAGCGAGCCCGGCGGCGTGAACTCTAACTTTGCACAACTCCACCTGCGTTCCCAGGacccccaccatcaccacccATCGCCCGCACGCACTGATCCCCAACCTCCCCTCCACCACCCTCAGGCCCACAATAGGGCCAGCGGCGAGGAGGCACCTCCCAAG GTCCCAGTGAGGACAACATCCAGGTCTCCGGTACTGTCGCGCCGAGAGTCCCCTCTGCCATCACAGCCCGGCAACCAGGGTGGACAGAGGAGCGCTGCAGG TAATGTGGAGCAGCGGCCGCTGTGGGACCGAGTGGAGAAGCTGCAGCCTCGGCCAGGCAGCGGCAGCTCCTCCGGCTCCTCCAACTCCAGCTCCCAGGCCAGTCCCGGTGACCGCTTCCGACCACGCT CTTCCTCCAAATCTGAAGGATCGCCTCTCCAGCGGCCTGAAAATGTTCCCAAAAAACCAGATGAAAAGAACCTCGCCAGGCCAACTCGACCAGCT GATCTGACTGCTCTGGCCAAGGAGCTTCGTGCGGTAGACGACGTGAGGCCTCCCCACAAAGTCACCGACTATTCCTCCTCAAGCGAGGATTCGGGCACCACCGACGAGGAAGACGATGAGGAGGTGGACCAGGAGGCGGGAGAGGAGTCCACCTCGGGAGCTGAGGACTCCAGGGCTGG GAGGCTGAGCAACGGGGAGACGGAGTCGGCTAAGACCATGCTGATGGAAGACTCTGAGAGCGACCAAGGCATGACGCCCTCCAAGGATGGCACGCTGGTCATCAGACAG AGCACCGTTGACATAAAGCAGTTGGTCaatctctcctctccctcggCTGGCCTTGTTCACGTCCACGGCCAGCCCCAAACCCCCAGCCACGGCCTCGCCGAGAAAAACGGCTTTGCCGGCCGCATACACCACCTACCAGACCTTATCCAGCAGAGCCATCACTCGCCTTCCTCTTCCACAAccatcccttcctcctcctcctcctcctcctcttcctccttcccctcatCATCTAGCTATGCCAGCCCTGCCATGTCCCCACAGAACTCCCTGGACGAGCTCACTGCCATGGAG TCCCAGTCAGAAAGCAACTCCATGTCCAAACAcaagtcttcctcctccttcactcccttCATCGACCCTCGTCTTCTCCAGATCTCTCCATCCAGCGGCAGCTCCCTCAACAACATGG CATTTGGGCCGGACGGACGGCTTGCAGACCCGCTGAAATCCGACCCGTCCCGTAAAGGCTCGGTGGTCAACGTCAACCCGGTCAACACGCGCCCGCCGAGCGACACGCCAGAGATTCGCAAGTACAAGAAGAGGTTCAACTCTGAGATCCTGTGTGCTGCGCTCTGGG GAGTCAACCTGCTGGTGGGAACAGAGAGTGGTCTGATGCTGCTGGACCGGAGCGGTCAGGGGAAGGTCTACCCTCTGATCAACCGGAGACGCGTCCAGCAGATGGACGTCCTGGAGGGACTCAACGTCCTGGTCACCATATCGG gcaAAAAGAACAAGCTGCGGGTGTACTATCTGTCGTGGCTGAGAAACAAGATTTTGCACAACGACCCTGAGGTGGAGAAGAAGCAGGGCTGGGTTAACGTGGGCGAACTGGAGGGTTGCGTTCACTACAAAGTCG TGAAATACGAGAGGATTAAGTTCTTGGTGCTGGCCTTGAAGAACGCTGTGGAGGTGTACGCCTGGGCCCCCAAACCCTACCACAAATTCATGGCCTTTAAG TCTTTTGGTGATCTGGTGCACAAGCCTCTGCTAGTTGACTTGACAGTGGAGGAAGGCCAGAGGTTAAAGGTCATCTATGGCTCCTGTTCAGGCTTCCATGCTGTGGATGTGGACTCCGGTGCCGTCTATGACATCTACCTGCCCACACAT ATCCAGACCAGCATTCAGTGCCACGCCATCATCATCTTGCCCAACACTGACGGCATCGAGCTGCTGGTGTGTTACGAGGACGAGGGCGTCTACGTCAACACCTACGGGCGCATCACCAAGGACGTGGTGCTGCAGTGGGGAGAAATGCCGACTTCAGTGG CCTACATTAGGTCAAACCAGATCATGGGCTGGGGTGAGAAGGCCATAGAGATCCGCTCAGTGGAGACGGGCCACCTGGACGGCGTCTTCATGCACAAGAGAGCCCAGAGACTTAAGTTCCTTTGCGAGAGGAATGACAAG GTCTTCTTCGCCTCCGTGCGCGCTGGAGGTGCCAGCCAGGTGTACTTCATGACCCTGGGACGCACTTCCCTCATGAGCTGGTAG
- the LOC117743271 gene encoding mitogen-activated protein kinase kinase kinase kinase 4-like isoform X10: MANDSPAKSLVDIDLASLRDPAGIFELVEVVGNGTYGQVYKGRHVKTGQLAAIKVMDVTEDEEEEIKLEINMLKKYSHHRNIATYYGAFIKKSPPGHDDQLWLVMEFCGAGSITDLVKNTKGNQLKEDWIGYISREILRGLAHLHAHHVIHRDIKGQNVLLTENAEVKLVDFGVSAQLDRTVGRRNTFIGTPYWMAPEVIACDENPDATYDYRSDLWSCGITAIEMAEGAPPLCDMHPMRALFLIPRNPPPRLKSKKWSKKFFSFIEGCLVKNYTQRPPTDQLLKHPFIRDQPNERQVRIQLKDHIDRTKKKRGEKDETEYEYSGSEEEEEDPPEQEGEPSSIVNVPGESTLRRDFIRLQQENKERSEALRRQQLLQEQQLREQEEYKRQLLAERQKRIEQQKEQRRRLEEQQRREREMRRQQEREQRRREQEEKRRVEEMDRRRKEEEERRRADDEKRRNDREQDYIRRQLEEEQRHLEMLQEQLLREQAMLLEFKWRELEEQRKAERLHKRLQQEQAYLLSLQHESKQSPGNKTKLPSDHSSPPQTSTLPPSRVLTASPQARVLERTVSSRALQTAPSDSPKSQAAVPEKTDSDETCPSQLSNSPDPPQTPTDSEPPQAQGLEPDRPAEPVSDPPQPIREADERYRKNIQGSPQIAPPSKQPPLPPRSSEPFSNGGSSSEASAMHRPMEPQVQWSHLAALKSSNSAAPSPPPPPLPPPPPPVVSRSQSFSEPGGVNSNFAQLHLRSQDPHHHHPSPARTDPQPPLHHPQAHNRASGEEAPPKVPVRTTSRSPVLSRRESPLPSQPGNQGGQRSAAGNVEQRPLWDRVEKLQPRPGSGSSSGSSNSSSQASPGDRFRPRCESPASSKSEGSPLQRPENVPKKPDEKNLARPTRPAGDADLTALAKELRAVDDVRPPHKVTDYSSSSEDSGTTDEEDDEEVDQEAGEESTSGAEDSRAGYSHGFRRRLSNGETESAKTMLMEDSESDQGMTPSKDGTLVIRQSQSESNSMSKHKSSSSFTPFIDPRLLQISPSSGSSLNNMAAFGPDGRLADPLKSDPSRKGSVVNVNPVNTRPPSDTPEIRKYKKRFNSEILCAALWGVNLLVGTESGLMLLDRSGQGKVYPLINRRRVQQMDVLEGLNVLVTISGKKNKLRVYYLSWLRNKILHNDPEVEKKQGWVNVGELEGCVHYKVVKYERIKFLVLALKNAVEVYAWAPKPYHKFMAFKSFGDLVHKPLLVDLTVEEGQRLKVIYGSCSGFHAVDVDSGAVYDIYLPTHIQTSIQCHAIIILPNTDGIELLVCYEDEGVYVNTYGRITKDVVLQWGEMPTSVAYIRSNQIMGWGEKAIEIRSVETGHLDGVFMHKRAQRLKFLCERNDKVFFASVRAGGASQVYFMTLGRTSLMSW; the protein is encoded by the exons GGACGACACGTCAAGACTGGACAGCTGGCTGCCATCAAAGTCATGGACGTCACAGAG gatgaagaggaggaaattaAACTGGAGATCAATATGCTGAAGAAGTATTCCCACCACAGAAACATAGCCACCTACTATGGTGCTTTCATTAAGAAGAGCCCCCCGGGACACGATGACCAGCTATGG TTGGTGATGGAGTTCTGTGGAGCTGGTTCGATCACAGACCTGGTGAAGAACACCAAGGGGAACCAGCTGAAAGAAGACTGGATCGGCTACATCTCCAGAGAGATCCTCAGG gGTCTGGCCCACCTTCATGCCCACCACGTTATCCACCGTGACATCAAGGGCCAGAACGTCCTGTTGACGGAGAATGCCGAAGTCAAACTAG TCGACTTTGGCGTGAGTGCTCAGCTCGACCGGACCGTGGGGAGGAGAAACACCTTCATCGGGACCCCTTACTGGATGGCCCCTGAGGTCATTGCTTGTGACGAGAACCCAGACGCTACATATGATTACAGA AGTGATCTCTGGTCTTGTGGAATCACAGCTATTGAAATGGCCGAAGGAGCACCAC CACTTTGTGACATGCACCCAATGCGTGCACTCTTCCTCATTCCAAGAAACCCTCCGCCCAGACTCAAGTCAAAAAAATG GTCCAAAAAGTTTTTCAGTTTCATCGAGGGCTGTCTGGTGAAGAACTACACACAGCGCCCCCCGACAGACCAGCTGCTTAAGCACCCCTTTATCCGGGACCAGCCCAACGAGAGGCAAGTCCGCATCCAGCTCAAAGACCACATCGACCGTAccaagaagaagaggggagagaaag ATGAGACGGAGTACGAGTACAGtggcagtgaggaggaggaagaggatccTCCAGAGCAGGAGGGAGAACCCAG CTCCATCGTCAATGTGCCAGGTGAGTCCACGCTGCGGCGCGACTTCATCCgcctgcagcaggagaacaaggagCGATCGGAGGCTCTCCGAcgccagcagctcctccaggagcagcagctccgggagcaggaggagtacaAGCGCCAACTACTGGCCGAGAGGCAGAAACGCATTgagcagcagaaggagcagaggaggcgGCTGGAGGAG CAACAGCGCCGCGAACGGGAGatgaggaggcagcaggagcGCGAGCAGCGTCGGCGCgagcaggaggaaaagaggcGCGTTGAAGAAATGGATCGTAGAcgcaaagaagaggaggaacgcCGGCGGGCTGACgacgagaagaggaggaacgaTCGCGAACAG GATTACATCAGAcgtcagctggaggaggagcagagacacctggagatgctgcaggagcagCTGCTCCGTGAACAggccatgctgctg GAGTTCAAGTGGCGGGAGCTCGAGGAGCAGCGCAAGGCCGAGCGACTCCATAAGCGCCTGCAGCAGGAGCAGGCCTACCTGCTATCGCTCCAGCATGAATCTAAACAGTCGCCTGGCAACAAGACCAAACTCCCCTCAGACCATAGCTCACCTCCACAGACCTCCACCCTGCCCCCCAGCAGAGTCCTCACCGCAAGCCCTCAAGCTCGGGTCCTTGAAAGGACCGTTTCCTCCAGAGCCCTTCAGACAGCCCCCTCAGACAGCCCTAAGTCCCAGGCGGCAGTGCCAGAGAAGACTGACTCTGATGAAACCTGTCCAAGCCAGCTCTCAAACTCACCCGACCCCCCTCAGACCCCCACTGACTCTGAACCTCCCCAGGCACAAGGTTTGGAGCCCGATAGGCCTGCAGAGCCTGTCAGCGATCCTCCTCAGCCTATCCGAGAG GCCGATGAGCGGTACCGTAAGAACATTCAGGGCTCCCCTCAGATTGCCCCTCCTTCCAAGCAGCCCCCTCTGCCTCCCCGCTCCTCTGAACCGTTCTCCAATGGCGGCTCCTCCTCCGAGGCCTCCGCCATGCACCGGCCCATGGAGCCTCAG GTCCAGTGGTCCCACCTGGCTGCTCTAAAAAGCAGCAACAGCGccgccccctctcctcctcctcctcctcttcctcctcctcctccgcccgtGGTCTCTCGCTCCCAGTCCTTCAGCGAGCCCGGCGGCGTGAACTCTAACTTTGCACAACTCCACCTGCGTTCCCAGGacccccaccatcaccacccATCGCCCGCACGCACTGATCCCCAACCTCCCCTCCACCACCCTCAGGCCCACAATAGGGCCAGCGGCGAGGAGGCACCTCCCAAG GTCCCAGTGAGGACAACATCCAGGTCTCCGGTACTGTCGCGCCGAGAGTCCCCTCTGCCATCACAGCCCGGCAACCAGGGTGGACAGAGGAGCGCTGCAGG TAATGTGGAGCAGCGGCCGCTGTGGGACCGAGTGGAGAAGCTGCAGCCTCGGCCAGGCAGCGGCAGCTCCTCCGGCTCCTCCAACTCCAGCTCCCAGGCCAGTCCCGGTGACCGCTTCCGACCACGCTGTGAGTCCCCTG CTTCCTCCAAATCTGAAGGATCGCCTCTCCAGCGGCCTGAAAATGTTCCCAAAAAACCAGATGAAAAGAACCTCGCCAGGCCAACTCGACCAGCT GGTGATGCG GATCTGACTGCTCTGGCCAAGGAGCTTCGTGCGGTAGACGACGTGAGGCCTCCCCACAAAGTCACCGACTATTCCTCCTCAAGCGAGGATTCGGGCACCACCGACGAGGAAGACGATGAGGAGGTGGACCAGGAGGCGGGAGAGGAGTCCACCTCGGGAGCTGAGGACTCCAGGGCTGG ATATTCCCATGGCTTCCGCAGGAGGCTGAGCAACGGGGAGACGGAGTCGGCTAAGACCATGCTGATGGAAGACTCTGAGAGCGACCAAGGCATGACGCCCTCCAAGGATGGCACGCTGGTCATCAGACAG TCCCAGTCAGAAAGCAACTCCATGTCCAAACAcaagtcttcctcctccttcactcccttCATCGACCCTCGTCTTCTCCAGATCTCTCCATCCAGCGGCAGCTCCCTCAACAACATGG CAGCATTTGGGCCGGACGGACGGCTTGCAGACCCGCTGAAATCCGACCCGTCCCGTAAAGGCTCGGTGGTCAACGTCAACCCGGTCAACACGCGCCCGCCGAGCGACACGCCAGAGATTCGCAAGTACAAGAAGAGGTTCAACTCTGAGATCCTGTGTGCTGCGCTCTGGG GAGTCAACCTGCTGGTGGGAACAGAGAGTGGTCTGATGCTGCTGGACCGGAGCGGTCAGGGGAAGGTCTACCCTCTGATCAACCGGAGACGCGTCCAGCAGATGGACGTCCTGGAGGGACTCAACGTCCTGGTCACCATATCGG gcaAAAAGAACAAGCTGCGGGTGTACTATCTGTCGTGGCTGAGAAACAAGATTTTGCACAACGACCCTGAGGTGGAGAAGAAGCAGGGCTGGGTTAACGTGGGCGAACTGGAGGGTTGCGTTCACTACAAAGTCG TGAAATACGAGAGGATTAAGTTCTTGGTGCTGGCCTTGAAGAACGCTGTGGAGGTGTACGCCTGGGCCCCCAAACCCTACCACAAATTCATGGCCTTTAAG TCTTTTGGTGATCTGGTGCACAAGCCTCTGCTAGTTGACTTGACAGTGGAGGAAGGCCAGAGGTTAAAGGTCATCTATGGCTCCTGTTCAGGCTTCCATGCTGTGGATGTGGACTCCGGTGCCGTCTATGACATCTACCTGCCCACACAT ATCCAGACCAGCATTCAGTGCCACGCCATCATCATCTTGCCCAACACTGACGGCATCGAGCTGCTGGTGTGTTACGAGGACGAGGGCGTCTACGTCAACACCTACGGGCGCATCACCAAGGACGTGGTGCTGCAGTGGGGAGAAATGCCGACTTCAGTGG CCTACATTAGGTCAAACCAGATCATGGGCTGGGGTGAGAAGGCCATAGAGATCCGCTCAGTGGAGACGGGCCACCTGGACGGCGTCTTCATGCACAAGAGAGCCCAGAGACTTAAGTTCCTTTGCGAGAGGAATGACAAG GTCTTCTTCGCCTCCGTGCGCGCTGGAGGTGCCAGCCAGGTGTACTTCATGACCCTGGGACGCACTTCCCTCATGAGCTGGTAG